ACTATGCCGAACACAGTCTGGCGCGCGTGTTGGAGCAAGGCGCCGTGGAAGACCGCGAATACCGCATCATCACTGCAGACGGGCAAATCCGCTGGCTGAGCGACAAGTGCTACATCAACCAGCAGGTCGAACCCGGCGAGCCGGTGATTGTGGTGGGCATGGCCGAGGACATCACCGAAAAGAAACAAATGGAGCTGGAACTGCACCGCCTGGCCACCACTGACGTGCTGACCCAGAGCAGTAACCGTCGGCATTTCTTCGAATGCGCCAACCATGCCTTCGACAGCGCCTGTGCTCAGGGCGCACCGCTGGCCTTTCTGCTGCTGGACATCGACGACTTCAAGGACGTCAACGACACCTACGGCCACCTGGAGGGCGACCAGGTGCTGCGGCGTATCGCCGAGAGCGGCCGTGGGGTGTTGCGCCGTGGTGACCTGTTCGGGCGCATTGGGGGCGAAGAGTTCGCCGCCGTATTGCCCGGGTGTGCACCGCAGATGGCGCTACAGGTGGCCGAGCGACTGGGCAGGGAGATTCAGGAATTGAGCTTCAACTATGAAGGCCAAGCGTTCAGCGTGACCATCAGCCAG
The genomic region above belongs to Pseudomonas poae and contains:
- a CDS encoding sensor domain-containing diguanylate cyclase; the encoded protein is MVHEKSHVTDTPTAEHPRPAAAATLLALMHAQGEVERLSEREQLLSSLLVSVNAVLWAIDWATRRVLYVSPAYERVFGRSAGLLLADHREWRNSIHPEDLDYAEHSLARVLEQGAVEDREYRIITADGQIRWLSDKCYINQQVEPGEPVIVVGMAEDITEKKQMELELHRLATTDVLTQSSNRRHFFECANHAFDSACAQGAPLAFLLLDIDDFKDVNDTYGHLEGDQVLRRIAESGRGVLRRGDLFGRIGGEEFAAVLPGCAPQMALQVAERLGREIQELSFNYEGQAFSVTISQGLASLTEQDSTLDSLFARADAAMYEAKRLGKNRVVAG